From Gammaproteobacteria bacterium, a single genomic window includes:
- the rpsB gene encoding 30S ribosomal protein S2: MEQVSLNQMLEAGVHFGHQTRRWNPKMRRFIFTERNGIHIIDLRKTFDRLIAARKIARQLVLSGERLLFVCTKPQLRGIIEEDAARSRSLFVTERWLGGMLTNFQTIRRQIRRLKELERGQEENAFEFYTKKERLLLERERLKLEKYFSGVKDMARLPGAIFVVDARREAIAVREAHRLGIPIIAITDTNADPDLITYPIPGNDDAIRSVSLISGAIAEAISQARKEVPEDERRRVEDLEATTYSTETGEKAAAVEEHPRRRARRRPRPGVIAERQTGSPGRGDSQKRVRRARVLVRKPGGDAAESDSGGAPAKPSTSQEAEPKPSRVRRAPPKPVASRTS; encoded by the coding sequence ATGGAGCAGGTTTCTCTGAACCAGATGCTTGAGGCCGGGGTCCACTTCGGACACCAGACGCGCCGATGGAACCCCAAGATGCGCCGTTTCATCTTCACGGAGCGGAACGGCATCCATATCATCGACCTGCGCAAGACGTTCGATCGGCTGATCGCGGCCCGGAAGATCGCACGCCAACTGGTGCTTTCGGGCGAACGCCTCCTGTTCGTCTGCACCAAGCCGCAGTTGCGCGGGATCATTGAAGAGGACGCCGCCCGGTCCCGCAGCCTGTTCGTGACGGAGCGCTGGCTGGGCGGCATGCTCACCAACTTCCAGACCATTCGTCGCCAGATCCGCCGCCTGAAGGAGCTGGAGCGGGGGCAGGAGGAGAACGCCTTCGAGTTCTACACCAAGAAGGAACGCCTTCTGCTCGAGCGCGAGCGGCTGAAGTTGGAGAAGTACTTTTCCGGGGTGAAGGACATGGCCCGGCTCCCGGGCGCCATCTTCGTCGTCGATGCCCGGCGCGAGGCGATCGCGGTCAGGGAGGCCCACCGGCTTGGTATCCCGATCATCGCCATCACCGACACCAACGCCGATCCGGATCTCATCACCTACCCGATTCCGGGGAACGACGACGCGATACGCTCGGTCAGCCTGATCAGCGGCGCCATCGCCGAGGCCATCAGCCAGGCCCGCAAAGAGGTGCCGGAAGATGAACGCCGTCGGGTGGAGGACCTGGAGGCCACGACGTATTCGACCGAGACAGGCGAGAAGGCCGCCGCGGTGGAGGAGCATCCGCGCCGTCGAGCGCGCCGGCGGCCCCGTCCGGGCGTCATCGCGGAACGCCAGACGGGCAGCCCCGGTCGAGGGGATTCGCAAAAGCGAGTCAGGAGGGCCCGCGTTCTGGTCAGGAAGCCGGGGGGCGACGCGGCCGAATCGGATTCCGGCGGAGCGCCCGCGAAGCCGTCGACCAGCCAGGAAGCCGAACCGAAGCCGTCCCGGGTCCGGCGCGCGCCTCCCAAGCCGGTAGCGTCCCGGACCAGTTGA
- the rpsI gene encoding 30S ribosomal protein S9: MASVRANSRSEVTGSLPYVEQVQAVGRRKSSVARIMLRPGIGRWLINGRELDDYFPRLVHRKRATEPMQVVDADARFDVVVRVHGGGMTGQADAIRLGVARALVEEDEDAMGPLRQGGFLSRDPRKVERKKPGRPKARKRFQFSKR, encoded by the coding sequence ATGGCCAGCGTCCGGGCCAACTCACGTTCTGAGGTCACGGGTTCATTGCCATACGTAGAACAGGTTCAGGCCGTAGGCCGGCGCAAGAGCAGCGTAGCGCGCATCATGCTGCGACCGGGAATCGGAAGGTGGCTGATCAACGGCCGGGAACTGGACGACTATTTTCCGCGGCTGGTGCATCGCAAGCGCGCCACCGAACCGATGCAGGTCGTTGACGCCGACGCCCGCTTCGATGTCGTCGTGCGCGTGCACGGGGGCGGGATGACCGGTCAGGCCGACGCCATCCGCCTGGGGGTTGCCCGAGCGCTGGTCGAGGAAGACGAAGACGCGATGGGCCCGCTTCGCCAGGGCGGGTTTCTCTCACGTGATCCGCGCAAGGTGGAGCGCAAGAAGCCCGGCCGTCCGAAGGCCCGCAAGCGCTTCCAGTTCAGCAAGCGATAA
- the rplM gene encoding 50S ribosomal protein L13 has protein sequence MKTYTPRASDIEHQWWVVDAAGQPLGRLAAQVARVLRGKHKPIFTPHLDTGDNVVVINAARVKLTGNKAAQKTYFRHSGYMGGERHIPFRTMLERHPERVIERAVRGMLPKARLGRRLRRRLRVYAGAEHPHHGQRPGQLTF, from the coding sequence GTGAAGACATATACGCCCAGGGCGAGCGACATCGAGCACCAGTGGTGGGTGGTTGATGCTGCGGGACAGCCGTTGGGGCGTCTGGCGGCGCAGGTCGCGCGCGTGCTGCGCGGCAAGCACAAGCCCATCTTCACGCCTCATCTCGACACGGGGGACAACGTGGTGGTGATCAACGCCGCCCGCGTGAAGCTCACCGGCAACAAGGCGGCGCAGAAGACCTACTTCCGTCATTCGGGCTACATGGGCGGCGAGCGCCATATTCCCTTCAGGACGATGCTGGAGCGGCATCCCGAGCGGGTGATCGAGCGCGCCGTACGCGGCATGCTCCCGAAAGCACGCCTGGGTCGCCGACTACGCCGCCGGCTGCGCGTCTATGCCGGGGCCGAGCATCCTCATCATGGCCAGCGTCCGGGCCAACTCACGTTCTGA
- the lepB gene encoding signal peptidase I, with amino-acid sequence MKSLARTAWEWCRSVLIAFALFLIIRAFLVEAFKIPTASMENTLLVGDFLVVNKAVYGAEVPGTALHLPAFAELERRDVIVFTPPHDPGKNYVKRVVGVPGDVLEMRAKTLYLNEVQLDEPYVRHVDPRRDEYHPDMAWQAGFLADGRDPASYRPTRDNWGPIRIPEDSYFVLGDNRDNSEDSRYWGFVDKGSVRGRPWFVYYSFDASSDGEAAWMRDVRWGRIGGIVR; translated from the coding sequence ATGAAGTCGCTGGCCCGGACGGCGTGGGAGTGGTGCCGGTCGGTTCTGATTGCGTTCGCGCTCTTCCTGATCATCAGAGCGTTTCTGGTGGAGGCCTTCAAGATTCCCACCGCCTCCATGGAGAACACCTTGCTGGTGGGAGATTTCCTGGTGGTCAACAAGGCGGTGTACGGCGCCGAGGTTCCGGGGACGGCGCTGCACCTTCCCGCATTCGCGGAGCTCGAGCGGCGCGACGTCATCGTGTTCACGCCTCCGCACGACCCCGGAAAGAACTATGTGAAGCGCGTGGTCGGGGTGCCCGGGGATGTCCTTGAGATGCGGGCCAAGACGCTGTACCTGAACGAGGTGCAGCTCGACGAGCCGTACGTTCGCCACGTGGACCCGCGGCGTGACGAGTATCATCCCGACATGGCGTGGCAGGCCGGTTTCCTCGCCGACGGCCGCGACCCGGCGTCCTACCGGCCGACGCGGGACAACTGGGGTCCGATCCGGATTCCGGAGGACAGTTACTTCGTCCTGGGCGACAACCGCGACAACAGCGAAGACTCGCGCTACTGGGGATTCGTCGACAAGGGTTCGGTGCGGGGGCGGCCCTGGTTCGTCTACTACTCCTTCGACGCGTCTTCCGATGGGGAGGCTGCGTGGATGAGGGACGTGCGCTGGGGCAGGATCGGCGGGATTGTCCGGTAG
- a CDS encoding sigma-54 dependent transcriptional regulator, with protein sequence MANILIVDDDASVSGALRQVFEYESHRVTIAPNGPVGLERLVDDNPDVVFLDVKMPEMDGLEVLSRMRKLDSRTPVIMISGHGNIDTAVEATRRGAYDFLEKPLDTARLFVTLRNALDMHGLKRGVESLQTEVESRYEIVGSSPRIHQMLMRIEKVAPTRARVLVTGENGTGKELVARAVHRLSDRRDRPFVEVNCAAIPSELIESELFGHMKGSFTGAVADRAGKFEQADGGTLFLDEIGDMSFAAQAKVLRVLEQGVVVRVGGSRTLQVDVRVIAATNKDLAEEIRNDRFREDLYYRLNVVPIELPPLRERRCDIPMLVKHFTTLMVRTGRASRKHFTEGALNRLKAMDWPGNVRQLRNAVERFLILSEGDEIRTKDVRLLSGGSPGAVVHQLLAAPSFADFKDRAERAFIEHKLREHDWNITETARSAGMPRSNLYKKINKYGLERES encoded by the coding sequence ATGGCAAACATCCTGATCGTCGACGACGACGCCTCGGTCAGCGGCGCGCTGCGTCAGGTCTTCGAGTACGAGTCGCATCGCGTGACGATCGCCCCCAACGGCCCCGTCGGCCTCGAGCGCCTCGTCGACGACAATCCCGATGTCGTCTTTCTCGACGTCAAGATGCCGGAGATGGACGGCCTGGAAGTCCTGTCGAGGATGAGGAAGCTGGACTCCCGCACCCCGGTGATCATGATCAGCGGGCACGGGAACATCGATACCGCCGTGGAGGCCACGCGCAGGGGCGCGTACGACTTCCTGGAGAAACCCCTCGACACGGCGCGCCTGTTCGTTACCCTGCGCAACGCCCTCGACATGCACGGGCTCAAGCGCGGCGTCGAATCGCTGCAGACCGAAGTGGAGAGCCGGTACGAAATCGTCGGTTCCTCGCCCCGGATTCATCAGATGCTGATGCGTATCGAGAAGGTGGCGCCGACCCGGGCGCGCGTGCTCGTCACCGGCGAGAACGGCACGGGAAAAGAGCTGGTGGCGCGGGCGGTCCACAGGCTGTCGGACCGGCGCGACCGGCCGTTCGTGGAAGTGAACTGCGCCGCGATCCCCTCGGAGCTCATCGAATCGGAGCTCTTCGGCCACATGAAGGGGTCGTTCACCGGGGCGGTGGCGGACCGCGCGGGGAAGTTCGAGCAGGCGGACGGCGGCACGCTCTTCCTGGACGAGATCGGAGACATGTCCTTCGCGGCCCAGGCGAAGGTGCTGCGCGTCCTGGAGCAGGGCGTCGTGGTCCGCGTGGGAGGCTCCCGGACCTTGCAGGTGGACGTGCGCGTCATCGCGGCCACCAACAAGGACCTCGCCGAAGAGATCAGGAACGACCGGTTCCGCGAGGATCTCTACTATCGTCTCAACGTCGTTCCCATCGAGCTTCCTCCGCTTCGCGAGCGTCGGTGTGATATTCCCATGCTCGTGAAGCACTTCACCACGCTGATGGTGCGGACCGGGCGGGCATCCCGGAAGCACTTCACGGAGGGTGCCCTGAACCGGCTCAAGGCGATGGACTGGCCGGGCAACGTGCGCCAACTGCGCAACGCCGTGGAGCGCTTTCTGATTCTCTCGGAGGGCGACGAGATCCGCACGAAAGACGTCCGACTGCTCTCCGGAGGCAGCCCGGGCGCGGTCGTCCACCAACTGCTGGCCGCGCCTTCCTTCGCCGACTTCAAGGACCGCGCGGAGCGGGCGTTCATCGAGCACAAGCTGCGCGAGCACGACTGGAACATCACCGAGACCGCCCGGTCGGCGGGCATGCCGCGCTCCAACCTCTACAAGAAGATCAACAAGTACGGGCTGGAGCGGGAGTCGTGA
- the thpR gene encoding RNA 2',3'-cyclic phosphodiesterase, which produces MRLFIALNLSDGAKEGVYAAARPLREAGLPVRWLDPETYHLTLKFLGNPHPDLTPRVSEAIDEVGGKNRSFSMEIRAFGAFPTIRRPRVLWAGVEPVLALRCLKQDVEWGLASLGFSRETSAFHPHITVGRARAETGAGAFRGLDALVADLDFRHHIDVTSVELMRSHLSRAGARYSVVSSAALETPEPAQPNA; this is translated from the coding sequence ATGCGACTATTCATCGCGCTGAATCTCTCCGATGGCGCGAAGGAAGGCGTGTACGCCGCCGCTCGGCCCCTCAGAGAGGCCGGCTTGCCGGTGCGGTGGCTGGATCCCGAAACGTATCACCTGACCCTCAAGTTCCTCGGGAATCCACATCCGGACCTTACGCCCCGCGTGTCGGAGGCGATCGACGAAGTCGGGGGCAAGAACCGGTCCTTCTCGATGGAGATCCGCGCCTTCGGCGCCTTTCCCACGATTCGCCGCCCAAGGGTGCTGTGGGCCGGGGTGGAGCCGGTCCTCGCCCTGCGCTGTCTGAAGCAGGATGTGGAGTGGGGGCTGGCCAGCCTGGGCTTCAGCCGGGAGACGAGCGCCTTCCATCCTCACATCACCGTGGGCCGCGCCAGGGCGGAGACCGGCGCCGGCGCCTTCCGCGGACTGGATGCCCTGGTTGCCGACCTGGACTTCCGCCATCACATCGACGTGACGTCGGTGGAACTCATGCGCAGTCATCTCTCCCGCGCCGGCGCCCGCTACAGTGTCGTATCCTCGGCGGCGCTCGAGACGCCGGAACCGGCGCAGCCCAACGCCTGA
- a CDS encoding formate--tetrahydrofolate ligase — translation MTDHGRNTSLQIRSPVPSDIEIAQEAPLTSIASIAAQLGLASGELEMHGSHKAKVRLSVLDRLSAVPEGKYIDVTAITPTPLGEGKTTTTVGLAQAMGAHLGKRTIACIRQPSQGPTFGIKGGAAGGGYSQVIPMEDFNLHLTGDIHAITAANNLLAAAIDIRMLHESRQSDELLFERLFPVRNGRRFFARGMHVRKEKLGIATSDPDRMTPEERSRFVRLGIDPETITWRRVMDTNDRMLREITVGQGPDEFGFTRTTGFDITVASEIMAILALTTDLADMRRRLGAMVVGATGDGEPVTAEDIGAAGALAVLMRDAVQPTLMQTLEGTPVFVHAGPFANIAHGNSSIIADRIALKLSDYVITESGFGADIGMEKFFNIKCRYSGLVPDAVVLVATIRALKTHGGGPPVVAGRPLDRAYTEENLELLSRGIANMEHHIRTARKFGVPVVVAVNHFATDTDAEVDLVIRAARAAGAVDAVVSKHWAHGGAGAVALGRAVVRATEQPSDFRFLYPLDLPVREKIEIIAREVYGADGVEFEPLASDRIDLFTRQGFSDLPICMAKTHLSISHDPRRKGVPRGYTLPIRDVRASVGAGFLYPLVGQMRTMPGLPTRPSFYDVDLDPDTGRVIGLF, via the coding sequence ATGACCGATCACGGCCGCAATACCTCGCTCCAGATTCGTTCGCCCGTCCCCTCCGACATCGAGATCGCGCAGGAAGCCCCGCTCACCTCCATCGCCTCCATCGCCGCGCAACTCGGCCTCGCAAGCGGGGAGCTCGAGATGCACGGGTCGCACAAGGCGAAGGTGAGGCTTTCCGTGCTCGACCGGCTCTCCGCCGTGCCGGAGGGCAAGTACATCGACGTGACGGCGATCACCCCTACGCCCCTGGGCGAGGGCAAGACCACAACCACGGTGGGACTCGCCCAGGCAATGGGCGCCCACCTCGGCAAGCGGACGATCGCGTGCATCCGCCAGCCCAGCCAGGGCCCGACCTTCGGCATCAAGGGCGGAGCGGCGGGCGGCGGCTACAGCCAGGTCATCCCGATGGAGGACTTCAACCTGCACCTCACGGGGGACATCCACGCCATCACTGCGGCCAACAACCTGCTGGCGGCGGCGATCGACATACGGATGCTGCACGAGTCCCGCCAGAGCGACGAGCTTCTCTTCGAGCGTCTCTTCCCGGTCCGCAACGGAAGGCGCTTCTTCGCCCGCGGCATGCATGTGCGCAAGGAGAAGCTCGGCATCGCCACGAGCGACCCGGACCGGATGACGCCGGAGGAGCGCAGCCGCTTCGTGCGCCTGGGAATCGATCCGGAGACCATCACCTGGCGGCGCGTGATGGATACCAACGACCGCATGCTCCGCGAGATCACGGTCGGGCAGGGTCCGGATGAATTCGGATTTACCCGCACCACCGGGTTCGACATTACGGTGGCCAGCGAGATCATGGCGATTCTCGCCCTGACCACCGACCTGGCCGACATGCGCCGAAGGCTCGGGGCCATGGTGGTCGGGGCGACGGGCGACGGCGAACCCGTGACCGCCGAGGACATCGGCGCCGCGGGCGCGCTCGCCGTCCTCATGCGCGACGCGGTTCAACCCACGTTGATGCAGACGCTCGAGGGTACTCCCGTCTTCGTCCACGCCGGACCGTTCGCCAACATCGCGCACGGCAACAGCTCCATCATTGCCGACCGCATCGCGCTCAAACTGAGCGACTACGTCATCACGGAATCGGGATTCGGGGCCGACATCGGCATGGAGAAGTTCTTCAACATCAAGTGCCGCTACTCCGGGCTGGTCCCCGACGCGGTGGTGCTGGTGGCCACCATCCGGGCCCTGAAGACGCATGGCGGCGGACCTCCCGTGGTGGCGGGACGGCCGCTCGACCGCGCATACACCGAAGAGAACCTGGAGCTGCTCTCCCGGGGAATCGCCAACATGGAGCACCACATCCGCACGGCACGCAAGTTCGGAGTTCCGGTGGTGGTGGCCGTGAACCACTTCGCCACCGACACGGATGCCGAGGTGGACCTGGTGATTCGGGCGGCGCGCGCCGCCGGGGCCGTGGACGCGGTGGTCTCGAAGCACTGGGCCCACGGGGGCGCGGGAGCGGTCGCGCTGGGCCGGGCCGTGGTGCGGGCCACCGAGCAGCCCTCCGATTTCCGCTTCCTCTATCCGCTCGACCTTCCGGTTCGGGAGAAGATCGAGATCATCGCGCGCGAGGTATACGGAGCAGACGGGGTGGAGTTCGAACCGCTGGCCAGCGACCGCATCGATCTCTTCACGCGCCAGGGCTTCTCCGACCTGCCGATCTGCATGGCCAAGACCCATCTGAGCATCAGCCACGACCCGCGCCGCAAGGGAGTGCCACGAGGATACACGCTGCCGATCCGCGACGTGCGCGCCTCCGTGGGCGCCGGGTTCCTCTATCCGCTGGTGGGTCAGATGCGCACCATGCCGGGACTCCCGACCCGTCCCTCCTTCTACGATGTCGACCTGGATCCTGACACCGGAAGGGTGATCGGCCTATTCTAG
- a CDS encoding STAS domain-containing protein, whose product MKVTASQSGDAVIAAVSGRVDSVNATSFEQELSKAMEGGSSRLVVDCGELSYISSAGLRILLLAVKKTRAQGGGVALCQVQDHVREVLEVSGFTRIMTVRDTVEQAIDSF is encoded by the coding sequence GTGAAAGTCACAGCCAGTCAGTCCGGGGACGCCGTGATCGCGGCCGTAAGCGGCCGCGTTGATTCGGTAAACGCGACCTCCTTCGAACAGGAGTTGAGCAAGGCCATGGAGGGCGGTTCCAGCCGTCTGGTCGTAGATTGCGGCGAGCTGTCGTACATCAGCAGCGCCGGCCTGCGCATTCTCCTCCTCGCGGTCAAGAAGACCCGTGCGCAGGGTGGGGGAGTGGCGCTGTGCCAAGTGCAGGACCACGTCCGGGAGGTGCTGGAGGTCAGCGGTTTCACGCGCATCATGACGGTTCGTGACACCGTCGAGCAGGCGATCGACAGCTTCTGA
- a CDS encoding ATP-binding protein produces the protein MDVTLGIDVGTDQHEPRRVVEVFERFATANGVSDLVVQRFCLALDEILTNVISYGFEKAPEEPRIRVDFGLGDELLEVRIEDNGRSFNPLADAPLPDFTLPVDERPIGGLGIHLAKNLVHDISYRRDKKRNCLTLTQPLQGATGDPNP, from the coding sequence ATGGATGTCACGCTTGGGATTGATGTGGGGACGGACCAGCACGAGCCTCGAAGGGTCGTGGAGGTGTTCGAGCGCTTCGCCACAGCGAACGGCGTAAGCGATCTCGTAGTGCAGAGGTTCTGTCTGGCGCTGGACGAAATCCTCACCAACGTCATCTCGTACGGGTTCGAGAAAGCGCCGGAGGAACCGAGGATTCGCGTGGACTTCGGGCTGGGAGACGAACTGCTGGAAGTCCGCATCGAAGACAACGGACGATCGTTCAATCCGCTGGCCGACGCGCCGCTCCCGGATTTCACGCTGCCGGTGGACGAGCGACCCATCGGAGGGCTCGGCATCCACCTTGCCAAGAACCTCGTGCACGACATATCCTATCGACGCGATAAAAAGCGAAATTGCCTGACCCTCACACAGCCGCTGCAGGGCGCGACAGGGGATCCAAATCCGTGA
- a CDS encoding SpoIIE family protein phosphatase, whose protein sequence is MKKILVVDDEPDLELLLRQKFRRKMRRREIELVFASNGVEALDKLNEQDDIDMVLSDINMPEMDGLTLLSQINSLDLDLRAVIVTAYGDMENIRTAMNRGAFDFLTKPINFDDLETTIDKTIRHLEVMREALRSRDELVALRQELGVAAQMQDSILPKVFPQHPRYGLFAWMTPAKEVGGDFYDFFPVEDEGFAVVVADVSGKGVPAALFMMVSRTLVKGSALGEREPVKCITEVNQLLYEQNKESMFVTMFYAVLDPASGLLQYVNGGHNLPCLVKPSGEVTWLPGDSGIVLGVIDEFPYQQHSMQLEEGDVVFFYTDGVTEAMDEAGNQFGDDTLLDVLRRAAGADPEDMTRQVVDAVHEHAGGAPQSDDLTCLALRYGGD, encoded by the coding sequence ATGAAGAAGATTCTTGTGGTGGACGACGAGCCGGATCTCGAGCTTCTCCTCAGGCAGAAGTTCCGCCGCAAGATGCGCCGGCGGGAGATCGAACTCGTCTTCGCCAGCAATGGTGTCGAAGCGCTCGACAAGCTGAACGAGCAGGACGACATCGACATGGTCCTGTCGGACATCAACATGCCGGAGATGGACGGGCTGACGCTCCTCAGCCAGATCAACTCTCTGGACCTGGACCTGCGCGCGGTGATCGTCACGGCGTACGGCGACATGGAGAACATCCGCACCGCCATGAATCGCGGCGCGTTCGACTTCCTCACCAAGCCGATCAACTTCGACGATCTCGAGACCACGATCGACAAGACGATCCGTCATCTGGAGGTGATGCGCGAAGCGCTTCGGTCCCGCGACGAGCTCGTTGCCCTGCGCCAGGAGCTGGGGGTGGCGGCTCAGATGCAGGACTCGATCCTGCCCAAGGTCTTCCCGCAGCATCCCCGTTACGGCCTGTTCGCCTGGATGACCCCGGCCAAGGAGGTGGGCGGCGACTTCTACGACTTCTTCCCGGTGGAGGATGAGGGGTTTGCCGTGGTGGTCGCGGACGTCTCCGGCAAGGGAGTTCCCGCCGCGCTGTTCATGATGGTCAGCCGGACCCTCGTCAAGGGATCCGCCCTTGGCGAACGGGAACCCGTAAAATGCATAACCGAGGTCAACCAGCTACTCTACGAACAGAACAAGGAGTCGATGTTCGTAACCATGTTCTACGCGGTGCTCGATCCGGCATCGGGGCTTCTGCAATACGTAAACGGAGGCCACAACCTCCCCTGTCTGGTCAAGCCCTCGGGCGAGGTGACATGGCTGCCGGGGGACAGCGGCATCGTTCTCGGCGTGATCGACGAATTCCCCTATCAGCAACACTCGATGCAGCTGGAGGAGGGCGATGTCGTCTTCTTCTACACGGATGGCGTGACGGAAGCGATGGACGAGGCCGGAAACCAGTTCGGGGACGATACCCTGCTGGATGTCCTGCGAAGGGCGGCCGGCGCGGACCCCGAGGACATGACGCGCCAGGTGGTCGATGCTGTCCATGAGCATGCCGGCGGCGCACCCCAGTCCGACGACCTGACCTGTCTGGCGCTCCGATACGGGGGAGACTGA
- a CDS encoding ABC transporter substrate-binding protein: protein MRRGTGCRRARPATHAVTPRHAATAVFLGVLVGALAGSPLAAQSEAEGVFADSIVFGQSAAFTGPTSELGSNMRLGILAAFEEANRRGGVQGRMLRLRSRDDGYEPEAASDNTHTLIAEGVFGLVGAVGTPTSTAAEPVASAAGVPYIGPFTGAEFLRENRDFVVNLRASYFQETEEMVERLTTDLGFTRFAVLYQDDNYGNAGLTGMRRALGRRDMVLVAEGAYVRNTTAVKRALLDIREGSPQAVIIIGAYQPAATFIRWARRIGVNAIFVNISFVGSNALLNELGAAGEGVVVTQVVPFPGDTSVPVVARYHEALEVVDPDASPGFVSLEGYLAGRLIVEGLDRTGPEPTRESFLGTLREAGPIDLGGFEVEYGERDNQGSDRVFLTRIQAGRFRAMERLSR from the coding sequence ATGAGACGCGGGACGGGGTGCCGGCGCGCAAGGCCCGCGACCCATGCTGTGACGCCTCGCCATGCTGCCACCGCGGTCTTTCTGGGGGTCCTGGTCGGCGCTCTGGCGGGCTCGCCGCTGGCGGCCCAGTCGGAAGCGGAGGGCGTCTTCGCGGATTCGATCGTGTTCGGGCAGTCGGCCGCCTTCACCGGCCCCACGAGCGAGCTTGGTTCCAACATGAGGCTCGGGATACTCGCGGCGTTCGAGGAAGCCAACCGGCGCGGGGGCGTCCAGGGACGGATGCTTCGGCTTCGTTCGCGTGACGACGGATACGAACCGGAAGCCGCTTCCGACAACACGCACACGCTTATCGCCGAGGGAGTGTTCGGGCTGGTGGGCGCGGTGGGAACTCCCACCTCCACCGCGGCCGAACCGGTCGCGAGCGCCGCGGGCGTCCCCTACATCGGGCCGTTCACGGGCGCGGAATTCCTGCGTGAGAACCGCGACTTCGTAGTCAACCTGCGCGCATCCTACTTCCAGGAAACCGAAGAGATGGTCGAGCGCCTGACCACGGACCTCGGGTTTACGCGCTTCGCGGTCCTGTATCAGGACGACAACTACGGCAACGCCGGACTGACCGGCATGCGCCGCGCTCTGGGCAGGCGCGACATGGTCCTGGTGGCCGAGGGAGCATACGTCCGCAACACCACGGCGGTGAAGCGGGCACTTCTCGACATCCGCGAAGGCAGCCCCCAGGCCGTGATCATCATCGGCGCTTACCAACCCGCAGCCACGTTCATCAGATGGGCGCGCCGCATCGGCGTGAACGCCATCTTCGTGAACATCTCGTTCGTGGGCAGCAACGCGTTGCTCAACGAACTGGGGGCAGCGGGCGAGGGTGTCGTGGTTACCCAGGTCGTCCCGTTCCCCGGGGACACTTCCGTTCCCGTGGTGGCCCGCTACCACGAGGCGCTGGAAGTCGTGGACCCGGATGCGAGTCCCGGCTTCGTCTCGCTCGAGGGCTACCTGGCCGGACGTCTGATTGTCGAAGGGCTGGACCGGACGGGCCCGGAGCCGACCCGCGAGAGCTTCCTCGGGACGCTGCGGGAAGCAGGGCCCATCGATCTGGGCGGGTTCGAGGTGGAGTATGGCGAGCGGGACAACCAGGGCTCGGACCGCGTGTTTCTGACCCGGATCCAGGCTGGCCGTTTCCGGGCCATGGAGCGGCTCTCGCGATGA